Proteins encoded in a region of the Dorea longicatena genome:
- a CDS encoding MogA/MoaB family molybdenum cofactor biosynthesis protein, whose translation MRVAIITANTDIYKGTKANESGEAVKLVAEEAGLEVVFMRALPLDREVLSTVMKRMTDGKTADLILTTGGAGCNPGDCTPEATMNIVDRPVPGIPEAMRAHTMKLTRRSMLNRSVAGISGDTLIVNLPGKAQAVKESLRFLLPELVHAVKVIKGEA comes from the coding sequence ATGAGAGTAGCAATTATTACGGCAAATACAGATATATACAAAGGAACGAAAGCGAATGAAAGCGGGGAAGCAGTGAAGCTTGTGGCAGAAGAAGCTGGACTTGAAGTTGTCTTTATGCGGGCACTTCCACTGGACAGAGAAGTATTGTCAACTGTTATGAAGCGCATGACAGATGGAAAAACAGCAGATCTGATCCTTACAACAGGCGGTGCGGGATGTAATCCAGGTGACTGTACACCAGAAGCAACAATGAATATTGTAGACAGACCGGTACCGGGGATTCCTGAAGCAATGAGAGCGCATACTATGAAACTGACAAGACGCAGTATGCTGAACAGAAGTGTGGCCGGAATCAGTGGAGATACACTGATTGTAAACCTTCCGGGAAAAGCACAGGCAGTAAAAGAAAGTCTCAGATTCTTACTTCCGGAACTTGTGCATGCTGTAAAGGTTATCAAGGGAGAGGCATAA
- a CDS encoding aspartate carbamoyltransferase regulatory subunit — MVKNTLTVGRIEEGFVLDHIQAGRSMDIYKYLHLDKLDCCVAIIKNAKSNKMGKKDIMKIECPIDFMDLDILGFIDHNITVNIIKNSEIVDKKALHLPHEIRNVIHCKNPRCITSIEQGLDHVFVLTDPEKEVYRCKYCEEKYDGRRK, encoded by the coding sequence ATGGTAAAAAATACATTAACTGTCGGACGTATTGAAGAAGGATTTGTTCTGGATCATATCCAGGCAGGGCGAAGCATGGATATCTATAAATACCTGCATCTGGATAAACTGGACTGCTGCGTTGCAATCATAAAAAATGCAAAGAGTAATAAAATGGGAAAGAAAGATATCATGAAAATTGAGTGTCCGATCGACTTTATGGATCTGGACATCCTCGGTTTTATCGATCATAACATTACCGTAAATATTATAAAAAATTCTGAGATCGTAGACAAAAAAGCTCTCCATCTGCCTCACGAAATCCGCAACGTGATTCACTGCAAGAATCCTCGCTGCATCACTTCGATTGAGCAGGGACTGGATCATGTCTTCGTACTTACAGATCCTGAAAAAGAAGTTTACCGCTGTAAATACTGCGAAGAAAAATATGACGGAAGACGCAAATAA
- a CDS encoding MBL fold metallo-hydrolase — translation MKITYLDHSGFAVEYKKYVLIFDWYKGKLPEFDSEKEIYVFSSHSHYDHFDRKIFELENIYPNVRYVLSADITEKPVPSKVWFVIADKEYRIGNLKVQTLHSTDAGVAFLVYVDDRIIYHAGDLNWWHWEEESEYYNEQMRMDYQKEIHKLKNIRIDVAFVPLDPRQEEQYYWGLDYFMKHTDTELVFPMHMWGHYEVYEKLMNNPQAESYKEHVMHVKVPGQVFELP, via the coding sequence ATGAAGATCACGTACCTGGATCACAGCGGTTTTGCTGTAGAATACAAAAAATATGTATTGATCTTCGACTGGTATAAAGGTAAACTTCCTGAATTTGATTCGGAAAAAGAAATTTATGTATTTTCCAGCCATTCACATTATGATCATTTTGACCGGAAAATATTTGAGCTGGAGAACATATATCCGAACGTAAGATATGTACTGTCGGCAGATATTACAGAAAAGCCGGTCCCTTCAAAGGTATGGTTTGTTATTGCCGACAAAGAATATCGGATTGGTAATCTGAAAGTACAGACACTTCATTCTACGGATGCGGGTGTAGCATTTCTTGTGTATGTAGATGATAGGATTATTTATCACGCAGGAGATCTGAACTGGTGGCATTGGGAAGAAGAAAGTGAATATTATAACGAACAGATGCGGATGGATTATCAGAAAGAAATCCATAAATTAAAAAATATACGGATTGATGTAGCATTTGTTCCGTTAGATCCAAGACAGGAAGAGCAATATTACTGGGGACTGGATTATTTCATGAAGCATACAGATACAGAACTGGTCTTTCCGATGCATATGTGGGGACACTATGAAGTTTATGAGAAACTTATGAATAATCCGCAGGCAGAATCCTATAAAGAACATGTAATGCATGTAAAGGTACCAGGACAGGTATTCGAATTGCCATAA
- a CDS encoding nitroreductase family protein: MNTLECIKTRRSIRKFKPDPVDHATLESLIGAASYSPSWKNTQITRYIAIEDSSILDKIVTDYTPDFNAKIIKQAPMLIAVTFKKGRCGFERDGSYSTKKEDRWQMFDVGVASQTLCLAAHEAGLGTVIMGIWDEDGITDLLHIPEDQELAALIAIGYPDIDPDAPKRKSVDDLLTYL; encoded by the coding sequence ATGAATACTTTAGAATGTATCAAAACAAGAAGAAGCATTCGCAAATTCAAGCCTGATCCTGTAGATCACGCAACTTTAGAATCCCTGATCGGTGCAGCATCTTATTCTCCTTCCTGGAAGAACACTCAGATCACTCGATATATCGCAATCGAAGATTCTTCTATTCTTGATAAAATCGTTACTGATTACACTCCAGATTTCAACGCAAAAATTATAAAGCAGGCACCAATGCTTATTGCAGTTACTTTCAAAAAAGGGCGCTGCGGTTTTGAACGCGACGGTTCCTACAGCACCAAAAAAGAAGACCGCTGGCAGATGTTCGATGTCGGTGTTGCAAGTCAGACACTTTGCCTTGCCGCTCACGAAGCTGGTCTTGGAACTGTAATCATGGGCATCTGGGATGAAGACGGCATCACCGATCTTTTACATATTCCGGAAGATCAGGAGCTTGCTGCTCTCATCGCCATCGGATATCCTGATATTGATCCTGATGCACCTAAGAGAAAATCTGTCGATGATTTATTAACTTATTTATAA
- the pyrB gene encoding aspartate carbamoyltransferase: MRHLLSPLDFSVEELDNLMDLAKDIEANPKKYAHACEGKKLATLFYEPSTRTRLSHEAAMINLGGSVLGFSSADSSSASKGESVADTIRVISCFADICAMRHPKEGAAMVASQHATIPVINAGDGGHQHPTQTLTDLLTIRSLKGRLDNMTIGLCGDLKFGRTVHSLIHALVRYPGIRFVLISPEELKLPSYIKNDVLDRQNIPYEEVVRLEDALPDLDILYMTRVQKERFFNEEDYVRMKDFYILDNKKMELAKDDMYILHPLPRVNEIATEVDNDPRAAYFKQVQYGVYIRMALILTLLGIEV; this comes from the coding sequence ATGAGACACTTATTAAGTCCACTGGATTTTTCTGTGGAAGAACTTGACAATTTAATGGATCTTGCAAAAGATATCGAGGCAAATCCGAAAAAATATGCACACGCATGTGAAGGCAAAAAGCTTGCCACTCTTTTCTATGAACCGAGCACACGTACCAGATTAAGCCATGAAGCAGCTATGATCAATCTGGGTGGCAGCGTTCTTGGTTTCTCATCTGCAGATTCAAGTTCTGCTTCCAAAGGGGAAAGTGTAGCAGATACGATTCGTGTAATTTCCTGCTTTGCAGATATCTGTGCAATGCGCCATCCAAAAGAGGGTGCCGCTATGGTTGCAAGCCAGCATGCCACAATTCCGGTGATCAATGCCGGTGACGGTGGACACCAGCATCCGACCCAGACACTTACAGATCTGCTTACAATCCGTTCTTTAAAAGGTCGACTCGATAATATGACAATCGGATTATGTGGCGATCTGAAATTCGGCCGTACCGTACACTCTCTGATCCATGCACTGGTACGTTATCCGGGGATCCGTTTTGTTCTGATCTCACCGGAAGAATTAAAGCTTCCAAGCTATATCAAGAACGATGTATTAGACCGTCAGAATATTCCTTACGAAGAGGTAGTACGACTGGAAGATGCCCTTCCTGATCTGGACATTCTTTACATGACCCGTGTTCAGAAAGAACGTTTCTTCAACGAAGAAGATTATGTACGTATGAAAGACTTCTACATCCTGGACAACAAGAAAATGGAGCTTGCGAAAGATGATATGTATATTCTCCATCCACTCCCAAGGGTAAATGAAATCGCCACAGAAGTAGACAATGACCCAAGAGCTGCTTATTTCAAACAGGTACAATATGGTGTTTACATCCGTATGGCACTGATACTTACACTTTTGGGAATTGAAGTTTAG
- a CDS encoding iron-containing alcohol dehydrogenase, which produces MKDYTFKVPQDIVFGVGSLKRLPELLEKSGSKKMMVVSDRGLEKLGVIQKVLDIVEAEGIETVSFLDILPNPTVDMVNAATKVYKESGATSIVALGGGSPMDVAKAVGVLARYGGSITEYEGAHLVPGPIEPIIAIPTTAGTGSEVTAFSVITDTSRNYKLTVFSYELLPKYALLDPEMIMSVPPMVAASCGIDALIHAWEAYTSLGASPFSDAMAEKAMELIGGNIRRFVANRKDEEAACAMMSGSMFAGIAFAWARLGDVHAMSHPVSAFFGVQHGVANSILLPVIVEYNALADHGRYEKIYNYISEEKEPVKDFKPEMLVEEIKKLNASLGIPKTLSEVGVTEDKIPQMAADAMKSGNIAANPRQTTLKDVEMLYRKAL; this is translated from the coding sequence ATGAAAGATTACACGTTCAAAGTACCGCAGGATATTGTATTTGGTGTAGGCTCTTTAAAAAGACTGCCGGAGCTTCTTGAAAAAAGCGGATCTAAAAAGATGATGGTAGTATCAGACAGAGGACTGGAGAAATTAGGAGTCATACAGAAAGTGCTGGATATTGTGGAGGCAGAAGGTATAGAAACAGTAAGTTTCCTTGATATTCTTCCAAACCCTACAGTAGATATGGTAAATGCGGCGACAAAGGTATATAAGGAATCAGGAGCGACAAGTATAGTTGCACTTGGAGGAGGAAGCCCGATGGATGTTGCCAAGGCAGTAGGTGTTCTGGCAAGATACGGCGGATCCATTACAGAGTATGAAGGTGCACATCTTGTTCCGGGACCGATCGAACCAATCATAGCAATCCCTACTACAGCAGGTACCGGAAGTGAAGTTACGGCGTTCTCCGTTATTACAGATACCTCCAGAAATTATAAATTAACGGTTTTTAGCTATGAATTACTTCCAAAATACGCACTGTTAGATCCGGAGATGATCATGTCTGTACCACCGATGGTTGCGGCTTCATGTGGAATTGATGCACTGATCCATGCATGGGAAGCATATACATCACTTGGCGCTTCACCGTTTTCTGATGCAATGGCAGAAAAAGCAATGGAACTGATCGGCGGTAATATCCGTAGATTTGTGGCAAACAGAAAGGACGAGGAAGCTGCATGTGCAATGATGTCAGGAAGTATGTTTGCGGGAATTGCATTTGCTTGGGCAAGACTTGGAGATGTACATGCCATGTCACATCCGGTCAGCGCATTCTTTGGTGTACAGCATGGAGTGGCCAATTCAATCCTTCTTCCGGTAATTGTAGAATATAATGCGCTGGCAGATCATGGACGTTACGAAAAGATTTACAATTATATCAGCGAAGAAAAAGAGCCGGTGAAAGATTTTAAACCGGAAATGCTGGTAGAAGAAATCAAGAAACTGAATGCATCTCTGGGAATTCCAAAAACACTTTCCGAGGTCGGTGTAACCGAAGATAAGATTCCACAGATGGCTGCAGATGCGATGAAGAGTGGAAATATTGCGGCTAATCCAAGACAGACAACATTAAAGGATGTGGAGATGTTGTACCGCAAAGCTTTATAG